Proteins encoded by one window of Cydia splendana chromosome 14, ilCydSple1.2, whole genome shotgun sequence:
- the LOC134797022 gene encoding uncharacterized protein LOC134797022 isoform X1 translates to MEIECTQKLECTQELYNTQIERTDPEQIGFLGIQGATYPIKRGPNKIGRDPQACRIYLNLNSISRQHAVINVLSLSDIMLMDLDSSNKTKVQGKTLQPYIPYPLKNGDMVQFGAIFGMFRLLEEDNDLPMTQAIDLPCTPAPVPKQMSRLGAPVLVPESPEVSDMDESFIMPSQPKKSSEFKSPMNKFIKPSTKTIAIQPMGSKTIDNAYWASAKKSDSFNFQLDDSGSSFNDSSVSNKSNKIVEESNDNIHEMETQPPFKANDSTDSIYTANTQVASPSVHCMETQPPVLDIYMQDTQQAPDIHALDTQNVPDTIHNCDTQAPITDKLPEVRKLDDQKDLQIDLFSANKENENSLDNIFNAETQAFVAEKEPVLVEPKKSENINKSVEGSFKIKDDSDEEIAFEELNTQSFHDDFESQPIIPAGKVSPPIEKIERIEVSLNKIRRESGSSTDCEDMDILPNEKLSTDIDMLPTQKIIVDSKTEKIDSDIDVLPTQKIVEDIEMLPTQKNVNNDDDDLTDCEDDDEIVKNDAKVANAGASPEINFEDMATQIIGDDVIEAEINKTIDQTDGPSKEISFEELPTQIITDDSKEENFEELPTQILTDEGEIDKPNEDVYSEEMITPFKVPFRTPLKAKKTPTKASTPKVVINVDDDDDPNYYAATQDLFNDLCTQKEPSPDSIKPNSSNQKEKGDDELVPCSVEGYEMGDRFRHIESEMSPLKKSESGGSDSKLNKITNEKSTSNAVLKTPQTLKIMNIDLPDSQEIKTSVTLKHNSITESSSDTETDEVSDQDSGVTHIKKRKPKVQAKRDLPKKLEELPSRVITRVRKPTLKVRESLKMADSDDNIDADIVSENISRLKSKTDKKKGKEGEQSKSLLDEPTKRPHSRNENKKKDKPTEESASDSKGRSSRSKTKKSEETKSKTDDHKDSDDKKVRSTRSTRNKKDNSKDEKSKGKEQKTKEEKKSKSGSESNSRKDSHSRSNSKSRSDSKNRSGSKTRSDSKNRSDSKTRSDSKTRSSRNTKENKKDTSKSKDKTPEEEVRRSSRQKSNKETPKHENSTVYLSSESSTESPKNLKRPATNELEVPSPKRTRSLPNSKSACAASTSVQGAPVRAETQYVLFTAFSNDDVRSKLEKLGAVIVTDVMSCTVLVTLQIKRTFKLLCAVGLGRPIVGPEWVQACADTNTVVDPWLYLIKDSQAERRFQFSLEKTLKGRRNFLEGYHVSSTPSVMPTAQEMKLIVECSGGVWQPSGPSWVCVTSSADKGMWAALRRRGATLVSTEFILGGVLRQRPDIEDTAFGKPTASAAKKKEPSGDLISTTAAKKPAGDFVCPECGRRCLSRIGLASHARSHTKT, encoded by the exons ATGGAGATAGAATGTACTCAAAAACTTGAGTGTACCCAGGAACTATATAACACGCAAATAGAAAGAACTGACCCCGAACAG ATTGGCTTCCTGGGAATACAGGGTGCCACATACCCCATAAAAAGAGGTCCCAACAAAATAGGCAGAGACCCACAAGCATGTAGGATTTACCTGAATCTGAAT tcaATATCCAGGCAACATGCTGTGATAAACGTCTTGAGCTTGAGCGACATCATGCTTATGGATTTAGACTCTTCCAATAAAACTAAAGTACAAGGT AAAACCTTGCAGCCATACATACCTTACCCGCTCAAAAACGGCGACATGGTCCAGTTTGGCGCCATATTCGGTATGTTCAGGTTGCTCGAGGAGGACAATGACTTGCCGATGACACAGGCTATAGATCTGCCTTGTACTCCTGCCCCGGTGCCTAAACAAATGTCTAGGCTTGGGGCTCCAGTTTTGGTGCCAGAGTCGCCTGAAGTCAGTGACATG GATGAATCCTTTATAATGCCATCACAACCTAAAAAATCGTCAGAATTCAAGAGCCCCATGAACAAATTTATAAAACCTTCCACCAAAACTATTGCTATACAACCAATGGGCAGCAAAACTATAGACAATGCTTACTGGGCCTCAGCTAAGAAATCAGACTCATTTAATTTCCAATTAGATGATTCTGGAAGTTCTTTCAATGACTCATCTGTGTCAAACAAATCTAATAAAATTGTTGAAGAAAGCAATGATAATATCCATGAAATGGAAACCCAGCCGCCTTTTAAAGCTAATGATAGTACAGATTCTATTTATACTGCTAATACGCAAGTAGCTTCGCCTTCTGTACATTGTATGGAAACGCAGCCACCTGTCTTAGATATTTATATGCAAGACACGCAGCAAGCGCCTGACATTCACGCTCTGGACACACAGAATGTACCTGACACTATACATAATTGTGACACACAAGCTCCAATCACAGATAAATTACCTGAAGTACGCAAATTAGATGACCAAAAGGATTTACAAATTGATCTATTCTCGGCAAATAAAGAAAATGAGAATAGTTTGGACAATATATTTAATGCAGAAACGCAAGCTTTTGTTGCAGAAAAGGAACCAGTTTTGGTTGAACCAAAGAAATCGGAGAATATTAATAAAAGTGTTGAAGGATCATTtaaaattaaggatgactctgATGAAGAAATTGCGTTTGAAGAATTGAATACACAATCATTCCATGACGATTTTGAGTCGCAGCCGATTATACCGGCTGGCAAAGTTTCCCCACCGATAGAGAAGATAGAAAGGATAGAAGTAAGCTTGAATAAAATCAGACGAGAGTCTGGCAGTTCAACTGATTGTGAAGATATGGATATCTTACCAAATGAAAAATTATCAACTGATATTGATATGTTACCAACCCAAAAGATTATAGTTGATTCGAAAACTGAGAAAATAGATAGTGATATTGATGTTCTGCCAACTCAAAAAATTGTTGAGGATATAGAGATGCTGCCTACTCAAAAAAATgtgaataatgatgatgatgacctgaCCGATTgtgaagatgatgatgaaatagtCAAAAATGACGCCAAAGTAGCAAACGCTGGCGCGAGCCCGGAAATAAATTTTGAAGATATGGCGACACAAATTATTGGGGATGACGTAATAGAAGCTGAGATAAATAAAACTATAGACCAAACTGATGGCCCCAGTAAAGAAATCAGTTTTGAAGAGTTGCCCACACAAATAATTACAGATGACTCTAAAGAAGAAAATTTCGAAGAATTGCCAACTCAAATTTTAACTGATGAAGGAGAAATTGATAAACCAAATGAAGATGTTTATTCTGAAGAAATGATAACTCCTTTTAAAGTTCCTTTCCGAACTCCTTTAAAAGCTAAGAAAACTCCCACGAAAGCGTCAACTCCAAAAGTTGTAATaaatgttgatgatgatgacgatccCAACTATTATGCAGCCACGCAAGATTTATTTAATGATCTCTGTACTCAAAAAGAACCATCACCAGATTCTATTAAACCAAATTCATCAAACCAGAAAGAGAAAGGTGACGATGAATTAGTGCCATGTTCTGTAGAAGGTTACGAAATGGGTGATAGATTTAGGCACATAGAAAGTGAGATGTCGCCACTCAAAAAATCTGAGAGTGGAGGTAGTGATTCTAAACTTAATAAAATTACGAATGAAAAATCAACTTCAAATGCTGTACTTAAAACACCCCAAActcttaaaataatgaatattgATCTTCCGGATAGCCAAGAAATAAAAACTAGTGTAACTTTAAAACATAATTCTATTACAGAATCTTCCAGTGACACGGAAACGGACGAGGTTTCTGATCAGGACTCGGGAGTCACCCACATTAAGAAGCGGAAACCAAAAGTACAAGCCAAACGAGATCTCCCTAAAAAGCTCGAAGAACTCCCTTCTAGAGTTATCACGCGTGTTCGTAAACCTACTCTCAAAGTACGGGAATCTCTCAAGATGGCTGATAGTGATGATAATATTGATGCAGATATTGTGAGCGAAAATATATCACGTTTAAAAAGCAAAACTGACAAAAAGAAAGGGAAAGAAGGTGAGCAATCTAAAAGTTTATTAGATGAGCCCACAAAAAGGCCTCATTCACGGaatgaaaataagaaaaaggaCAAACCAACTGAAGAGTCTGCAAGTGACAGTAAGGGTAGAAGTAGTCGATCTAAAACAAAGAAATCTGAGGAAACTAAATCAAAAACTGACGATCATAAAGACTCTGATGATAAAAAAGTTAGAAGTACTCGAAGTAcaagaaataaaaaagataacaGTAAAGACGAGAAATCAAAGGGTAAAGAACAGAAGACCAAAGAGGAAAAGAAATCCAAATCAGGAAGTGAATCTAATTCAAGAAAAGATTCTCATTCTAGGAGTAATTCTAAATCTAGAAGCGATTCTAAAAACCGAAGCGGCTCTAAAACCAGAAGTGATTCTAAAAACAGAAGCGATTCAAAAACTAGAAGTGATTCAAAAACTAGAAGTAGTAGAAACactaaagaaaacaaaaaagacACATCAAAGTCCAAAGACAAAACCCCAGAAGAAGAGGTACGAAGAAGCTCACGACAAAAATCAAATAAAGAAACACCCAAACATGAAAACAGTACTGTATACTTATCCTCAGAGTCCAGTACAGAGTCACCGAAGAATTTGAAAAGGCCAGCGACGAATGAGTTGGAAGTGCCAAGTCCTAAAAGAACAAGATCTTTGCCTAATTCTAAGAGCGCATGCGCGGCCAGTACATCGGTACAGGGTGCTCCTGTTAGGGCTGAAACGCAATATGTTTTGTTCACGGCGTTTTCTAATGATGATGTGAGGAGTAAACTCGAGAAATTAG gaGCAGTAATAGTAACAGACGTAATGTCCTGCACAGTACTAGTGACGCTTCAAATAAAACGCACGTTCAAGTTGCTCTGCGCCGTTGGTCTCGGGCGGCCCATCGTCGGCCCAGAGTGGGTGCAGGCCTGCGCTGACACCAATACTGTCGTTG ACCCATGGCTGTACCTAATAAAGGACTCGCAAGCAGAGAGACGGTTCCAGTTCAGTCTAGAAAAGACCCTCAAAGGCAGAAGGAACTTCCTCGAGGGATACCACGTTTCGTCCACGCCCAGTGTGATGCCGACTGCTCAGGAGATGAAAC TGATCGTGGAATGCTCCGGCGGCGTGTGGCAACCCTCGGGGCCGAGCTGGGTGTGCGTGACGTCATCGGCCGACAAGGGGATGTGGGCCGCgctgcgccggcgcggcgccacGCTCGTGTCCACCGAGTTCATCCTCGGCGGCGTGCTGCGCCAGCGACCCGATATCGAGGACACCGCTTTTGG AAAGCCTACGGCAAGTGCAGCCAAGAAGAAGGAACCTTCTGGAGACCTTATATCCACTACAGCAGCCAAGAAGCCGGCGGGGGACTTCGTATGCCCGGAGTGCGGCCGACGATGCCTGTCTAGGATAGGGCTCGCCTCACACGCCAGATCACACACGAAAACCTAA
- the LOC134797022 gene encoding uncharacterized protein LOC134797022 isoform X5 translates to MEIECTQKLECTQELYNTQIERTDPEQIGFLGIQGATYPIKRGPNKIGRDPQACRIYLNLNSISRQHAVINVLSLSDIMLMDLDSSNKTKVQGKTLQPYIPYPLKNGDMVQFGAIFGMFRLLEEDNDLPMTQAIDLPCTPAPVPKQMSRLGAPVLVPESPEVSDMDESFIMPSQPKKSSEFKSPMNKFIKPSTKTIAIQPMGSKTIDNAYWASAKKSDSFNFQLDDSGSSFNDSSVSNKSNKIVEESNDNIHEMETQPPFKANDSTDSIYTANTQVASPSVHCMETQPPVLDIYMQDTQQAPDIHALDTQNVPDTIHNCDTQAPITDKLPEVRKLDDQKDLQIDLFSANKENENSLDNIFNAETQAFVAEKEPVLVEPKKSENINKSVEGSFKIKDDSDEEIAFEELNTQSFHDDFESQPIIPAGKVSPPIEKIERIEVSLNKIRRESGSSTDCEDMDILPNEKLSTDIDMLPTQKIIVDSKTEKIDSDIDVLPTQKIVEDIEMLPTQKNVNNDDDDLTDCEDDDEIVKNDAKVANAGASPEINFEDMATQIIGDDVIEAEINKTIDQTDGPSKEISFEELPTQIITDDSKEENFEELPTQILTDEGEIDKPNEDVYSEEMITPFKVPFRTPLKAKKTPTKASTPKVVINVDDDDDPNYYAATQDLFNDLCTQKEPSPDSIKPNSSNQKEKESSSDTETDEVSDQDSGVTHIKKRKPKVQAKRDLPKKLEELPSRVITRVRKPTLKVRESLKMADSDDNIDADIVSENISRLKSKTDKKKGKEGEQSKSLLDEPTKRPHSRNENKKKDKPTEESASDSKGRSSRSKTKKSEETKSKTDDHKDSDDKKVRSTRSTRNKKDNSKDEKSKGKEQKTKEEKKSKSGSESNSRKDSHSRSNSKSRSDSKNRSGSKTRSDSKNRSDSKTRSDSKTRSSRNTKENKKDTSKSKDKTPEEEVRRSSRQKSNKETPKHENSTVYLSSESSTESPKNLKRPATNELEVPSPKRTRSLPNSKSACAASTSVQGAPVRAETQYVLFTAFSNDDVRSKLEKLGAVIVTDVMSCTVLVTLQIKRTFKLLCAVGLGRPIVGPEWVQACADTNTVVDPWLYLIKDSQAERRFQFSLEKTLKGRRNFLEGYHVSSTPSVMPTAQEMKLIVECSGGVWQPSGPSWVCVTSSADKGMWAALRRRGATLVSTEFILGGVLRQRPDIEDTAFGKPTASAAKKKEPSGDLISTTAAKKPAGDFVCPECGRRCLSRIGLASHARSHTKT, encoded by the exons ATGGAGATAGAATGTACTCAAAAACTTGAGTGTACCCAGGAACTATATAACACGCAAATAGAAAGAACTGACCCCGAACAG ATTGGCTTCCTGGGAATACAGGGTGCCACATACCCCATAAAAAGAGGTCCCAACAAAATAGGCAGAGACCCACAAGCATGTAGGATTTACCTGAATCTGAAT tcaATATCCAGGCAACATGCTGTGATAAACGTCTTGAGCTTGAGCGACATCATGCTTATGGATTTAGACTCTTCCAATAAAACTAAAGTACAAGGT AAAACCTTGCAGCCATACATACCTTACCCGCTCAAAAACGGCGACATGGTCCAGTTTGGCGCCATATTCGGTATGTTCAGGTTGCTCGAGGAGGACAATGACTTGCCGATGACACAGGCTATAGATCTGCCTTGTACTCCTGCCCCGGTGCCTAAACAAATGTCTAGGCTTGGGGCTCCAGTTTTGGTGCCAGAGTCGCCTGAAGTCAGTGACATG GATGAATCCTTTATAATGCCATCACAACCTAAAAAATCGTCAGAATTCAAGAGCCCCATGAACAAATTTATAAAACCTTCCACCAAAACTATTGCTATACAACCAATGGGCAGCAAAACTATAGACAATGCTTACTGGGCCTCAGCTAAGAAATCAGACTCATTTAATTTCCAATTAGATGATTCTGGAAGTTCTTTCAATGACTCATCTGTGTCAAACAAATCTAATAAAATTGTTGAAGAAAGCAATGATAATATCCATGAAATGGAAACCCAGCCGCCTTTTAAAGCTAATGATAGTACAGATTCTATTTATACTGCTAATACGCAAGTAGCTTCGCCTTCTGTACATTGTATGGAAACGCAGCCACCTGTCTTAGATATTTATATGCAAGACACGCAGCAAGCGCCTGACATTCACGCTCTGGACACACAGAATGTACCTGACACTATACATAATTGTGACACACAAGCTCCAATCACAGATAAATTACCTGAAGTACGCAAATTAGATGACCAAAAGGATTTACAAATTGATCTATTCTCGGCAAATAAAGAAAATGAGAATAGTTTGGACAATATATTTAATGCAGAAACGCAAGCTTTTGTTGCAGAAAAGGAACCAGTTTTGGTTGAACCAAAGAAATCGGAGAATATTAATAAAAGTGTTGAAGGATCATTtaaaattaaggatgactctgATGAAGAAATTGCGTTTGAAGAATTGAATACACAATCATTCCATGACGATTTTGAGTCGCAGCCGATTATACCGGCTGGCAAAGTTTCCCCACCGATAGAGAAGATAGAAAGGATAGAAGTAAGCTTGAATAAAATCAGACGAGAGTCTGGCAGTTCAACTGATTGTGAAGATATGGATATCTTACCAAATGAAAAATTATCAACTGATATTGATATGTTACCAACCCAAAAGATTATAGTTGATTCGAAAACTGAGAAAATAGATAGTGATATTGATGTTCTGCCAACTCAAAAAATTGTTGAGGATATAGAGATGCTGCCTACTCAAAAAAATgtgaataatgatgatgatgacctgaCCGATTgtgaagatgatgatgaaatagtCAAAAATGACGCCAAAGTAGCAAACGCTGGCGCGAGCCCGGAAATAAATTTTGAAGATATGGCGACACAAATTATTGGGGATGACGTAATAGAAGCTGAGATAAATAAAACTATAGACCAAACTGATGGCCCCAGTAAAGAAATCAGTTTTGAAGAGTTGCCCACACAAATAATTACAGATGACTCTAAAGAAGAAAATTTCGAAGAATTGCCAACTCAAATTTTAACTGATGAAGGAGAAATTGATAAACCAAATGAAGATGTTTATTCTGAAGAAATGATAACTCCTTTTAAAGTTCCTTTCCGAACTCCTTTAAAAGCTAAGAAAACTCCCACGAAAGCGTCAACTCCAAAAGTTGTAATaaatgttgatgatgatgacgatccCAACTATTATGCAGCCACGCAAGATTTATTTAATGATCTCTGTACTCAAAAAGAACCATCACCAGATTCTATTAAACCAAATTCATCAAACCAGAAAGAGAAAG AATCTTCCAGTGACACGGAAACGGACGAGGTTTCTGATCAGGACTCGGGAGTCACCCACATTAAGAAGCGGAAACCAAAAGTACAAGCCAAACGAGATCTCCCTAAAAAGCTCGAAGAACTCCCTTCTAGAGTTATCACGCGTGTTCGTAAACCTACTCTCAAAGTACGGGAATCTCTCAAGATGGCTGATAGTGATGATAATATTGATGCAGATATTGTGAGCGAAAATATATCACGTTTAAAAAGCAAAACTGACAAAAAGAAAGGGAAAGAAGGTGAGCAATCTAAAAGTTTATTAGATGAGCCCACAAAAAGGCCTCATTCACGGaatgaaaataagaaaaaggaCAAACCAACTGAAGAGTCTGCAAGTGACAGTAAGGGTAGAAGTAGTCGATCTAAAACAAAGAAATCTGAGGAAACTAAATCAAAAACTGACGATCATAAAGACTCTGATGATAAAAAAGTTAGAAGTACTCGAAGTAcaagaaataaaaaagataacaGTAAAGACGAGAAATCAAAGGGTAAAGAACAGAAGACCAAAGAGGAAAAGAAATCCAAATCAGGAAGTGAATCTAATTCAAGAAAAGATTCTCATTCTAGGAGTAATTCTAAATCTAGAAGCGATTCTAAAAACCGAAGCGGCTCTAAAACCAGAAGTGATTCTAAAAACAGAAGCGATTCAAAAACTAGAAGTGATTCAAAAACTAGAAGTAGTAGAAACactaaagaaaacaaaaaagacACATCAAAGTCCAAAGACAAAACCCCAGAAGAAGAGGTACGAAGAAGCTCACGACAAAAATCAAATAAAGAAACACCCAAACATGAAAACAGTACTGTATACTTATCCTCAGAGTCCAGTACAGAGTCACCGAAGAATTTGAAAAGGCCAGCGACGAATGAGTTGGAAGTGCCAAGTCCTAAAAGAACAAGATCTTTGCCTAATTCTAAGAGCGCATGCGCGGCCAGTACATCGGTACAGGGTGCTCCTGTTAGGGCTGAAACGCAATATGTTTTGTTCACGGCGTTTTCTAATGATGATGTGAGGAGTAAACTCGAGAAATTAG gaGCAGTAATAGTAACAGACGTAATGTCCTGCACAGTACTAGTGACGCTTCAAATAAAACGCACGTTCAAGTTGCTCTGCGCCGTTGGTCTCGGGCGGCCCATCGTCGGCCCAGAGTGGGTGCAGGCCTGCGCTGACACCAATACTGTCGTTG ACCCATGGCTGTACCTAATAAAGGACTCGCAAGCAGAGAGACGGTTCCAGTTCAGTCTAGAAAAGACCCTCAAAGGCAGAAGGAACTTCCTCGAGGGATACCACGTTTCGTCCACGCCCAGTGTGATGCCGACTGCTCAGGAGATGAAAC TGATCGTGGAATGCTCCGGCGGCGTGTGGCAACCCTCGGGGCCGAGCTGGGTGTGCGTGACGTCATCGGCCGACAAGGGGATGTGGGCCGCgctgcgccggcgcggcgccacGCTCGTGTCCACCGAGTTCATCCTCGGCGGCGTGCTGCGCCAGCGACCCGATATCGAGGACACCGCTTTTGG AAAGCCTACGGCAAGTGCAGCCAAGAAGAAGGAACCTTCTGGAGACCTTATATCCACTACAGCAGCCAAGAAGCCGGCGGGGGACTTCGTATGCCCGGAGTGCGGCCGACGATGCCTGTCTAGGATAGGGCTCGCCTCACACGCCAGATCACACACGAAAACCTAA